The Mesorhizobium sp. NBSH29 genome has a segment encoding these proteins:
- a CDS encoding RidA family protein translates to MSRAINNLLIGAIIIMASGVPTATAALENETKLTIVNPKTLYDPSPNGYSTAVIVPNNARVAYISGQGGQDSTGALSPDFAVQVKQAYANLRTALDALGARPDQVAKLTIFVVDHDMSKLEVLTSSVTEMFGKALPAQTLVPVPKLAIDPMLFEVEAIVMLE, encoded by the coding sequence ATGTCCCGTGCAATCAACAACCTTCTTATTGGAGCGATCATCATCATGGCGTCTGGAGTTCCTACAGCGACGGCAGCGCTGGAAAATGAAACCAAGCTGACCATCGTCAATCCGAAAACCCTCTATGACCCGTCGCCAAACGGGTACAGCACAGCGGTGATCGTACCGAACAACGCGCGGGTGGCTTACATCTCCGGGCAGGGCGGCCAGGACAGCACCGGTGCACTGTCGCCCGACTTCGCTGTCCAGGTGAAGCAGGCCTATGCAAATTTGCGCACCGCCCTTGATGCGCTTGGCGCAAGACCGGATCAGGTCGCCAAGCTCACGATTTTCGTGGTCGATCACGACATGTCGAAGCTCGAAGTGCTAACCAGCAGCGTCACGGAAATGTTCGGCAAGGCGCTGCCGGCACAGACACTGGTACCCGTTCCAAAGCTTGCAATCGACCCGATGCTCTTCGAAGTGGAAGCTATCGTTATGCTGGAATAG
- a CDS encoding TetR/AcrR family transcriptional regulator: MVTKRIGVSSKQDKRSSASPRTIEDENREPPLSLDRIVSTAVEMLDTDGVDRLSMRRLAERLGAGAMSLYWHVDNKDAVFDLALDSVLEYRARPNMNASQDWRSHVHDMLNDWRACMLRHPWSASLLPRRALGPSILTRLELLSCTLSNAGVPDAELNVAIWSLWNYVMGATVTRASFPDDKAASEPPYQSELYPTIERSRLLLDGDWDGAFQKGLGFLLDGLSPKP, from the coding sequence ATGGTAACCAAGCGCATCGGCGTCTCGAGCAAGCAGGACAAGCGCAGCAGCGCGTCGCCCCGGACTATCGAGGATGAGAACCGCGAACCGCCTCTCTCGCTGGACCGTATCGTCTCCACCGCTGTGGAAATGCTGGACACTGACGGCGTCGACCGCTTGTCGATGCGTCGGTTGGCCGAGCGTCTCGGTGCTGGTGCGATGAGCCTTTACTGGCACGTCGACAACAAGGACGCGGTCTTTGATCTCGCTCTCGATTCGGTGCTCGAATATCGCGCGCGTCCGAACATGAATGCGTCGCAAGACTGGCGCAGCCATGTGCATGATATGCTCAACGACTGGCGTGCCTGTATGCTGCGCCACCCCTGGTCGGCATCGCTGCTGCCGCGCCGCGCTCTTGGCCCGAGCATCCTCACGCGGCTGGAATTGCTGAGCTGCACCCTGTCCAATGCCGGAGTTCCGGATGCGGAGTTGAACGTCGCTATATGGTCGCTCTGGAACTATGTCATGGGCGCGACCGTCACCCGGGCGAGTTTCCCGGACGACAAGGCTGCCTCGGAGCCGCCATACCAAAGCGAACTCTACCCGACAATCGAACGCTCGCGCCTGCTTCTGGACGGCGATTGGGACGGCGCTTTCCAGAAAGGCCTTGGCTTCCTGCTTGATGGCCTGTCGCCGAAGCCCTAA
- a CDS encoding ThuA domain-containing protein, which produces MAIRTTVWGENVHEQENTVVQGLYPDGMHATIAGALNEHPSIKAVTATLQEPEHGLTVKRLAETDVLVWWGHAAHGDVDDAIVERVQQRVWEGMGLIVLHSGHFSKIFKRLMGTPCSLKWREAGERERIWVINRNHPIARGLPDHFELDMEEMYSEAFTVPEPMETVFISWFEGGEVFRSGLTYQRGAGKLFYFRPGHETYPTYHDANVCQVLRNAVEWAYNPAPAWTSIATAPNVPVESALEPLVEKGPKLHAAGEEGFR; this is translated from the coding sequence ATGGCGATCCGAACCACCGTCTGGGGAGAAAACGTGCATGAGCAGGAGAACACTGTTGTGCAGGGGCTTTACCCGGATGGCATGCATGCAACGATTGCCGGTGCACTCAACGAGCATCCATCCATCAAAGCGGTGACTGCGACCCTGCAGGAACCGGAACATGGGTTAACCGTGAAGCGGCTGGCCGAGACGGATGTTTTGGTGTGGTGGGGCCACGCCGCGCATGGCGATGTTGACGATGCCATCGTCGAGCGCGTGCAGCAGCGCGTTTGGGAAGGGATGGGGCTGATCGTGCTCCACTCAGGGCATTTCTCCAAAATCTTCAAGCGGCTGATGGGCACGCCCTGCTCGCTGAAATGGCGTGAGGCGGGCGAGCGTGAGCGGATCTGGGTGATCAATCGCAACCATCCGATCGCACGCGGGCTGCCCGACCATTTCGAGCTCGACATGGAAGAGATGTATAGCGAGGCCTTTACGGTGCCCGAGCCGATGGAAACAGTTTTCATCTCCTGGTTCGAAGGCGGCGAGGTTTTTCGTTCGGGCCTCACCTACCAGCGCGGCGCGGGCAAGCTGTTCTATTTCCGTCCCGGCCACGAGACCTACCCGACCTATCACGATGCAAACGTTTGCCAGGTGCTGCGCAATGCAGTGGAGTGGGCATACAATCCCGCGCCGGCCTGGACCTCGATTGCCACCGCTCCCAACGTGCCGGTTGAAAGCGCTTTGGAGCCGCTGGTCGAAAAAGGCCCCAAGCTTCATGCCGCAGGTGAAGAAGGGTTCCGCTGA
- a CDS encoding DMT family transporter, which yields MKALKKSGLLSGNTALLAGILLMLGGDFLFALNDAMGKWLVASFSVGQVVLIRSLGAFFLLGPLIARQGPRQLLRIDSPWLQVLRVVMTTTDTALFYAAVVYLPLADVMSFYMAGPIYVAALSHLVLGEKVGWRRWAAIVLGFCGVLVMLQPSSAAFSLASIFALVGSISFAGAIILNRYLRGTSDTTLVTWQTIGTIIVGGILTIGNWNSPGALDLGAMLLLGVVSCGAHLMITRALKFAPASTLAPLHYTLLLWAVIFGLVFFGDVPGPRILVGSVIVVFAGLFIVHRQKVVDEVPPENVPRGVS from the coding sequence ATGAAGGCACTGAAGAAGAGCGGCCTCCTGTCTGGCAATACGGCCTTGCTTGCCGGCATTCTGCTGATGCTAGGCGGCGACTTCCTGTTTGCCCTCAACGACGCTATGGGCAAATGGCTGGTCGCCTCATTCTCGGTCGGCCAGGTAGTGCTGATCCGCTCGCTCGGTGCGTTTTTCCTGCTCGGCCCGCTGATTGCCCGCCAGGGCCCGCGTCAGTTGCTGCGCATAGACAGCCCATGGCTACAGGTGCTGCGGGTGGTGATGACCACGACGGACACGGCGTTGTTTTACGCAGCCGTGGTCTATCTGCCGCTGGCCGATGTGATGAGTTTTTACATGGCCGGACCGATCTACGTGGCGGCACTGTCGCATCTTGTGCTGGGTGAAAAGGTCGGCTGGCGTCGCTGGGCAGCTATCGTGCTCGGCTTCTGTGGTGTGCTGGTCATGCTGCAACCGTCGTCCGCCGCATTTTCGCTTGCGTCTATCTTCGCTCTGGTGGGCAGCATTTCTTTCGCCGGCGCGATTATTCTGAACCGTTATCTGCGCGGCACCAGCGACACGACGCTGGTAACCTGGCAGACCATCGGCACGATTATCGTCGGCGGAATTTTGACGATCGGCAACTGGAACAGCCCCGGTGCGCTCGACCTTGGTGCGATGCTTCTGCTCGGCGTCGTCTCCTGTGGTGCGCATCTGATGATCACCCGCGCGCTGAAATTCGCACCGGCCTCGACGCTGGCTCCGCTGCATTATACCTTGCTTTTATGGGCAGTGATTTTTGGCCTGGTATTCTTCGGCGATGTGCCCGGTCCACGCATCCTTGTGGGCTCAGTCATTGTCGTTTTCGCTGGCCTGTTCATCGTCCATCGCCAGAAAGTGGTGGACGAGGTACCGCCCGAAAACGTGCCACGTGGGGTGAGCTGA
- a CDS encoding potassium channel family protein, whose product MAHDNNIHPHDGRLGSLRNRLRLLYNGRTPEATRFQLAVIIIDVAILAFFIATPVLQESATFLWLDYAVALLLAGDITARLLASNNITRQLRQPTVWVDIFILLTLLFPATLANLGFLRILRLWSLSRTGFLWRALHRLGLNEWRASTHAVINLLTFLFIVTGFVYTFFFRSQGGGEAYVDALYFTVATVTTTGFGDIVLPGVWGKLTSIVTMIIGISLFVRLAQSIFKPNKVLFPCPQCALQRHDLDAVHCKACGHSLKIPDPGG is encoded by the coding sequence ATGGCTCACGATAACAACATTCACCCCCACGATGGCAGGCTTGGGAGCCTGCGCAACAGGCTGCGCCTGCTCTACAATGGCCGCACACCAGAGGCGACGCGCTTCCAGCTGGCGGTGATCATCATCGATGTCGCCATTCTGGCCTTCTTCATCGCCACGCCGGTATTGCAGGAATCGGCCACCTTCCTGTGGCTCGATTATGCCGTGGCCCTGCTGCTGGCCGGCGACATTACCGCCCGCCTGCTTGCCTCCAACAACATCACCCGCCAGTTGCGCCAGCCGACGGTGTGGGTGGATATTTTCATTCTTCTGACGCTGCTGTTTCCAGCAACGCTCGCCAATCTCGGCTTCCTGCGCATCCTGCGCCTGTGGTCGCTGTCACGCACCGGCTTCCTGTGGCGCGCGCTGCATCGGCTGGGGCTCAACGAGTGGCGCGCCAGCACCCATGCCGTGATCAACCTTCTGACGTTTTTGTTCATCGTCACAGGCTTCGTCTACACCTTCTTCTTTCGCTCTCAGGGCGGTGGCGAAGCCTATGTCGATGCGCTCTATTTCACGGTCGCCACCGTGACCACGACCGGTTTCGGCGACATCGTGCTGCCGGGCGTCTGGGGAAAGCTCACCTCGATCGTCACCATGATTATCGGCATCTCGCTGTTCGTGCGGTTGGCGCAGTCGATTTTCAAGCCCAACAAGGTGCTGTTTCCATGTCCGCAATGCGCGCTGCAACGCCATGACCTCGATGCGGTGCATTGCAAGGCGTGCGGCCATTCGCTGAAAATTCCAGACCCCGGTGGCTGA
- a CDS encoding Gfo/Idh/MocA family protein has product MHRLLLLGTGGIASHHVEEFAALPECSFVACADPVPGRAQAFAAKHGIPHYFESLEAAIAWGAFDAACNATPDGVHMETTLALLAAGKHVFCEKPLAPSYPDAMRMVEAAEAAGLINMVNLTYRNSPALQKARAMVEAGDIGDLRHCSADYLQSWLVGKQWGDWRADDKWLWRLSKAHGSTGVLGDVGVHILDFATYCAGETMASLYADLAVFPKAVGDRIGDYDLDANDSVVITGRMQSGALATVTATRFATGRANDLILTLSGTKGAVRVETDGQTSKLTACLGADVDTSQWQVIETPAVKRNARRFADALHSGVNGDPSFRRAAEIQKLIDAAFASGSTGRPLPIKPVD; this is encoded by the coding sequence ATGCACCGTCTGCTCCTGCTTGGCACCGGTGGAATTGCAAGCCACCATGTCGAGGAATTTGCAGCCCTGCCCGAGTGCTCCTTCGTCGCCTGCGCCGATCCGGTGCCGGGCCGGGCTCAGGCGTTTGCCGCAAAGCACGGCATTCCGCATTATTTCGAGAGCCTTGAGGCGGCGATTGCATGGGGCGCATTTGACGCTGCCTGCAACGCGACGCCGGACGGTGTGCACATGGAGACCACGCTGGCACTGCTGGCTGCCGGCAAACATGTGTTTTGCGAAAAGCCGCTGGCCCCCAGCTATCCCGATGCGATGCGCATGGTGGAAGCGGCGGAAGCTGCCGGGCTGATCAACATGGTCAACCTCACCTATCGCAATTCGCCAGCATTGCAAAAAGCGCGTGCCATGGTTGAGGCCGGTGATATTGGCGACTTACGGCATTGCAGCGCCGACTATCTGCAGAGCTGGCTTGTGGGCAAGCAATGGGGCGACTGGCGGGCGGATGACAAATGGCTGTGGCGCCTGTCCAAGGCGCATGGCTCGACCGGCGTGTTGGGCGATGTCGGCGTGCATATCCTCGATTTTGCCACCTATTGCGCCGGCGAAACAATGGCCAGCCTCTATGCCGACCTTGCCGTCTTCCCGAAAGCCGTGGGCGACCGAATCGGCGACTATGATCTCGATGCCAACGACAGCGTCGTCATCACCGGGCGTATGCAATCGGGCGCGCTGGCAACGGTTACAGCAACGCGGTTTGCAACCGGACGCGCCAATGATCTCATCCTCACGCTTTCGGGCACGAAGGGTGCGGTGCGGGTCGAGACCGATGGGCAGACCTCCAAACTCACCGCCTGTCTTGGTGCCGACGTCGACACCAGTCAGTGGCAAGTTATCGAAACGCCTGCGGTGAAACGCAATGCGCGCCGGTTTGCCGATGCGCTCCATTCCGGTGTCAATGGCGATCCATCCTTCCGCCGTGCCGCCGAGATCCAGAAGCTGATCGACGCGGCCTTCGCCAGTGGCTCAACGGGCAGACCACTACCGATTAAGCCGGTCGATTGA
- a CDS encoding ABC transporter substrate-binding protein has protein sequence MKIKTSFAAALLAATMMSGAASAKTFVYCSEGSPEGFDPGMYTAGTTFDAAAHTVYNRLLEFEPGTTNPVAGLAESWEISDDGLEYTFKIRPGVKFQTTEFFTPTRDLNADDVVFSYERQWKTDNPWHQYVAGTAWEYFNSMGLPDLLESIEKVDDMTVKFKIKRKEAPLLANMAMPFASIMSKEYADKLQADGKMEQLNQMPLGTGPFAFVAYQQDAVIRFKSNADYWGGKQKIDDLVFAITTDAAVRYQKLKAGECHLMPYPNSADVEAMKADPDLQVMEQEGLNVAYLAYNALVAPFDKVEVRKALNMAINKPAIVDAVFQGAATPAKNPIPPTMWSYNDAIEDDKYDPEAAKKMLEDAGVKDLSMKVWAMPVARPYMLNARRAAELIQSDFAKVGVKVEIVTHDWAEYLKLSKDKDRDGAVLLGWTGDNGDPDNFLDTLLGCDGIGGNNRAQWCNEEFDALVTKAKESTDKAERTKLYEEAQVIFKREAPWATLDHSLSVVPARKGVTGFHQSPLGDFAFDGVDITE, from the coding sequence ATGAAAATTAAAACGAGTTTTGCGGCCGCGTTATTGGCTGCGACGATGATGTCTGGTGCAGCCAGCGCCAAGACCTTCGTCTACTGCTCGGAAGGATCGCCGGAAGGCTTTGATCCAGGGATGTACACCGCCGGCACGACATTCGATGCCGCCGCCCACACTGTTTACAACCGCCTTCTCGAATTCGAGCCCGGCACGACGAACCCGGTTGCCGGTCTCGCCGAGAGCTGGGAAATTTCTGATGATGGCCTCGAATACACGTTCAAGATTCGCCCAGGCGTCAAGTTTCAGACCACCGAATTTTTCACCCCGACGCGTGATCTTAATGCTGACGACGTGGTGTTCTCCTACGAACGCCAGTGGAAGACAGACAATCCTTGGCACCAGTATGTAGCGGGTACTGCCTGGGAGTACTTCAACAGCATGGGCCTGCCGGACCTTCTGGAGTCGATCGAAAAGGTCGATGACATGACGGTGAAGTTCAAGATCAAGCGCAAGGAAGCTCCGCTTCTGGCAAACATGGCGATGCCATTCGCTTCGATCATGTCGAAGGAATATGCCGACAAGCTTCAGGCTGACGGCAAGATGGAACAGCTCAACCAGATGCCGCTCGGCACCGGTCCGTTCGCATTCGTTGCCTATCAGCAGGATGCCGTCATCCGCTTTAAGTCGAATGCCGACTATTGGGGTGGCAAGCAGAAGATCGACGATCTGGTGTTTGCAATCACCACCGATGCTGCCGTGCGCTACCAGAAGCTGAAGGCTGGCGAATGCCATTTGATGCCTTATCCAAACTCAGCAGATGTTGAAGCTATGAAGGCTGATCCGGACCTTCAGGTTATGGAGCAGGAAGGCCTGAACGTTGCCTATCTGGCCTACAACGCCTTGGTGGCTCCGTTCGACAAGGTCGAGGTCCGCAAGGCACTCAACATGGCCATCAACAAGCCCGCTATCGTCGACGCCGTGTTCCAGGGTGCAGCGACGCCTGCCAAGAACCCGATCCCACCGACAATGTGGTCGTATAATGATGCGATCGAAGACGACAAGTATGATCCTGAAGCAGCAAAGAAGATGCTTGAGGATGCTGGCGTAAAAGACCTTTCCATGAAGGTCTGGGCTATGCCAGTGGCACGTCCATACATGCTCAACGCACGTCGTGCAGCTGAGCTTATCCAGTCGGATTTTGCGAAGGTTGGCGTGAAGGTTGAGATCGTAACCCATGATTGGGCCGAGTATCTGAAGCTCTCCAAGGACAAGGACCGCGACGGCGCTGTGTTGCTGGGCTGGACCGGTGACAATGGTGATCCGGACAACTTCCTCGACACGCTTCTGGGTTGCGATGGTATTGGCGGCAACAACCGTGCGCAGTGGTGCAACGAAGAGTTCGATGCACTGGTGACCAAGGCAAAGGAATCCACCGACAAAGCCGAGCGCACTAAGCTCTACGAAGAAGCGCAGGTGATTTTTAAGCGCGAAGCTCCATGGGCGACGCTTGATCACTCGCTGTCGGTCGTTCCTGCCCGCAAGGGTGTGACCGGCTTCCATCAGAGCCCGCTGGGTGACTTCGCCTTCGACGGCGTCGACATCACCGAGTAA
- a CDS encoding long-chain-fatty-acid--CoA ligase — protein sequence MPAELGPLPAASIGDLLGDVCKQYAERPAFTCMGQTITYAELEREATKLGAYFQSKGLKKGARIAIMMPNVLQYPVALMGILRAGFVVVNVNPLYTPRELEHQLKDSGAEAIIILENFASTLQAVIKKTPVRHVIVAAMGDMLGTVKGTIVNLVVRRVKKLVPAWSLPGHVLFKQALQEGDTKALLPPQVGPDDLAFLQYTGGTTGVSKGAMLLHRNVLANVTQNLLWMETAYIKKPRPATLTFACALPLYHIYALTVNALMGMQQGGHNILIPNPRDIPAFVKELGKYSINIFPGLNTLFNALLNNEDFRKLDFKPMLLTFGGGMAVQSAVAERWQQLTGIVISEGYGLSETAPVATANRFDADTFSGTIGLPIPSTEISIRDDDGKVLPLGEAGEICIKGPQVMAGYWNQPEETAKVMTSDGFFKSGDIGIMDRRGYTKIVDRKKDMILVSGFNVYPNELEDLVAKHPGVLEVAAVGVPDEHSGEVPKLFVVKKDPNLTAEELISYCRENLTGYKRPRHIEFRDELPKTNVGKILRRELRK from the coding sequence ATGCCGGCCGAACTCGGCCCTCTGCCTGCTGCCTCCATCGGCGATCTGTTGGGAGACGTCTGCAAGCAATATGCCGAGCGTCCCGCCTTTACCTGCATGGGGCAGACCATCACCTATGCAGAGCTCGAACGCGAGGCGACCAAACTGGGCGCTTATTTTCAGTCCAAGGGCCTGAAGAAGGGCGCACGGATCGCCATCATGATGCCTAACGTGCTGCAATATCCCGTTGCCCTGATGGGCATCTTGAGGGCCGGGTTCGTGGTGGTGAATGTCAATCCGCTCTACACGCCGCGCGAACTGGAGCACCAGCTCAAGGATTCTGGCGCGGAAGCGATTATCATCCTGGAGAATTTTGCGAGCACGCTGCAAGCCGTGATCAAGAAAACTCCGGTGCGCCACGTCATCGTCGCAGCGATGGGCGACATGCTCGGCACCGTCAAAGGTACTATCGTCAATCTGGTCGTGCGGCGGGTGAAGAAGCTCGTTCCGGCATGGTCGCTGCCGGGACACGTGCTTTTCAAGCAGGCGCTTCAGGAGGGTGACACCAAAGCGCTTCTGCCGCCGCAGGTCGGCCCGGACGATCTGGCATTCTTGCAATATACCGGCGGCACCACTGGTGTTTCCAAGGGCGCCATGCTGCTCCACCGCAATGTGCTGGCCAATGTCACCCAGAACCTTTTGTGGATGGAGACGGCCTATATCAAGAAGCCGCGACCGGCGACCCTGACCTTTGCCTGCGCGCTGCCGCTTTATCACATCTACGCACTGACGGTGAACGCGCTGATGGGCATGCAGCAGGGCGGCCACAACATCCTCATCCCCAACCCGCGCGACATTCCGGCCTTCGTCAAGGAACTGGGAAAATATTCGATCAACATCTTCCCCGGCCTCAACACGCTGTTTAACGCGCTGTTGAACAATGAGGACTTCCGCAAGCTGGATTTCAAGCCAATGCTGCTGACTTTTGGCGGCGGCATGGCTGTGCAGTCGGCAGTGGCGGAGCGCTGGCAGCAGCTCACCGGCATCGTCATCTCGGAAGGCTACGGCCTTTCCGAAACGGCGCCGGTGGCAACCGCAAACCGGTTTGATGCCGACACGTTCTCGGGCACGATCGGCCTGCCTATCCCCTCGACCGAAATCTCGATTCGCGACGATGACGGCAAGGTGCTGCCGTTGGGCGAAGCGGGCGAGATTTGCATCAAGGGTCCGCAGGTCATGGCGGGTTACTGGAACCAGCCGGAGGAAACCGCCAAGGTGATGACCTCTGACGGATTTTTCAAATCCGGCGATATCGGCATCATGGACCGGCGCGGCTATACCAAGATCGTTGACCGCAAGAAGGACATGATCCTTGTGTCGGGCTTCAACGTCTATCCCAATGAGCTGGAGGATCTGGTTGCCAAGCATCCGGGCGTGCTGGAAGTGGCAGCTGTCGGGGTCCCCGATGAACACTCGGGCGAAGTGCCTAAACTCTTCGTGGTCAAAAAAGACCCGAACCTGACGGCCGAGGAACTGATCTCCTACTGCCGCGAGAACCTCACCGGCTACAAGCGCCCGCGCCACATCGAGTTTCGCGACGAACTGCCGAAGACGAATGTCGGCAAGATCCTTCGGCGCGAACTGCGCAAATAA
- the paaG gene encoding 2-(1,2-epoxy-1,2-dihydrophenyl)acetyl-CoA isomerase PaaG translates to MSQEPVLVEMRGGVCLMTLNRPERLNAFNEAQHLALRAALTTCAVDTACRVVLLTGAGRGFCAGQDLGDRDPAKSSERPDLGATLETFYNPLVRQLRALQKPVVCAVNGVAAGAGANIAFACDIVLAAKSAKFIQAFSKIGLVPDSGGTWWLTRHLGEARAKALALTAFPLPAEQAAEWGLIWRAVDDDSLMDEAMVLANQLAEGPPLAYALTKQAMQAAADNNLDAQLDLERDLQRQAGRSDDYREGVAAFIEKRKAAFAGR, encoded by the coding sequence ATGTCTCAGGAACCAGTACTCGTCGAGATGCGCGGCGGCGTGTGCCTCATGACGCTGAACCGGCCGGAACGGCTCAACGCTTTCAACGAAGCGCAGCATCTGGCGCTGCGAGCCGCGCTCACCACCTGCGCCGTAGACACGGCTTGCCGGGTCGTGCTTTTGACCGGAGCAGGTCGCGGTTTTTGCGCGGGCCAGGACCTTGGCGACCGAGATCCCGCCAAGTCGAGCGAACGGCCCGATCTCGGCGCCACGCTCGAAACCTTTTACAATCCGCTGGTGCGCCAGCTGCGGGCGCTGCAGAAGCCTGTTGTGTGCGCTGTCAACGGAGTGGCTGCCGGTGCCGGCGCCAATATTGCCTTCGCCTGCGATATCGTATTGGCGGCCAAATCGGCAAAGTTCATCCAGGCGTTTTCGAAGATCGGGCTGGTGCCGGATTCTGGCGGCACGTGGTGGCTCACCCGGCATTTGGGGGAAGCGCGCGCCAAGGCGTTGGCGCTGACGGCTTTTCCCCTGCCCGCCGAACAGGCAGCGGAATGGGGGCTCATCTGGCGCGCGGTTGACGATGATAGTCTGATGGACGAGGCGATGGTGCTGGCCAACCAATTGGCGGAGGGCCCGCCGCTCGCCTATGCGCTGACCAAGCAGGCGATGCAGGCGGCAGCCGACAACAATCTCGATGCTCAGCTGGACCTCGAACGCGATCTGCAACGGCAAGCCGGGCGGTCTGATGATTACCGCGAAGGCGTCGCCGCCTTCATAGAAAAGCGCAAGGCGGCTTTTGCGGGCCGCTAG
- a CDS encoding DUF2239 family protein: MHSPNYTAFEGERIIASGTLGRVAGRVTAAAAGKTLPLLVFDDGTGKVFDLDLSGTAEALELRYGDADPVPEAEAPRGRGRPKLGVVAREVTLLPRHWDWLNTQPGGASVALRKLVENARRAGANRDGQRAAQDRAYAFMSAMAGNYPDFEDAIRALFKGDHSELERLSQNWPTDVRDYALRLAVPPFD; encoded by the coding sequence ATGCATTCCCCTAATTACACCGCGTTCGAGGGTGAACGCATCATTGCGAGCGGCACCCTTGGCCGCGTCGCTGGCCGCGTCACTGCAGCCGCTGCGGGAAAAACCCTTCCCTTGCTGGTATTCGATGACGGTACCGGAAAGGTTTTTGATCTTGACCTGTCGGGTACGGCAGAAGCGCTCGAACTACGCTATGGTGATGCCGATCCCGTGCCGGAAGCAGAGGCTCCGCGAGGGCGCGGAAGACCAAAGCTTGGTGTTGTGGCGCGTGAGGTCACGCTGTTGCCGCGCCATTGGGACTGGCTGAACACCCAGCCTGGCGGAGCGTCCGTTGCCTTGCGCAAGCTGGTGGAGAACGCGCGTCGCGCCGGTGCCAACCGCGATGGACAGCGCGCAGCGCAGGACCGCGCCTATGCCTTCATGAGCGCAATGGCCGGCAATTATCCTGATTTTGAGGATGCCATCCGGGCGCTATTCAAGGGCGACCATTCCGAATTGGAGCGCCTTTCGCAGAACTGGCCGACCGATGTCCGGGATTATGCCCTTCGGCTGGCTGTACCGCCGTTCGACTAA
- a CDS encoding SRPBCC family protein encodes MALIIEGEERITAPVQTVWEALNDPEVLEACIPGCQNLDMKSPTEMAATVVLKIGPIKATFAGEVTLSNLNPPHSYTITGEGKGGIAGFAKGGADVMLSEIEPGITLLKYEAKADVGGKIAQLGSRLISSTSKKLAGEFFASFNQKVSGGETPVA; translated from the coding sequence ATGGCCCTGATCATCGAAGGCGAGGAACGTATCACGGCGCCTGTCCAGACGGTCTGGGAAGCGCTGAACGATCCTGAAGTCCTGGAGGCCTGCATTCCCGGCTGCCAGAACCTCGACATGAAATCGCCGACCGAAATGGCGGCAACCGTGGTCCTGAAAATTGGGCCGATCAAGGCGACCTTTGCCGGTGAGGTGACGCTGTCGAACCTCAACCCGCCACACTCCTACACCATCACAGGCGAGGGCAAGGGCGGCATCGCAGGCTTCGCCAAGGGCGGTGCGGATGTGATGCTGTCAGAGATTGAGCCCGGGATTACGTTGCTGAAATACGAGGCAAAAGCCGACGTCGGCGGCAAGATCGCGCAGCTGGGCAGCCGCCTCATCAGCTCCACATCGAAGAAGCTGGCCGGCGAATTTTTTGCCAGCTTCAATCAGAAGGTCAGCGGCGGCGAAACGCCGGTCGCTTGA
- a CDS encoding DUF924 family protein: MNNSKWHNEVLAFWFDELKPGDWFSVNAQTDATIRARFAGLHERLMQNVPAAALLEPEPALAAVIVLDQFSRNMYRATGKAFASDPLALALARAALAGSLDQQLDAVHSRFLFMPFMHSEHLADQERCVELFQTQGGDSLKYAIEHRDIIARFGRFPHRNKVLGRETTAEEKAFLNDHEGYGQ, from the coding sequence GTGAATAACAGCAAATGGCACAATGAAGTGCTCGCATTCTGGTTCGATGAACTCAAACCTGGCGACTGGTTTTCGGTGAATGCGCAAACCGACGCGACAATACGGGCGCGGTTCGCGGGACTTCATGAGCGACTGATGCAGAACGTGCCGGCGGCAGCACTGCTTGAGCCCGAGCCGGCGCTTGCAGCGGTGATCGTGCTCGATCAGTTTTCGCGCAACATGTATCGCGCAACGGGCAAAGCCTTTGCCTCTGATCCCCTGGCGCTGGCACTGGCGCGGGCGGCGCTTGCGGGAAGTCTGGATCAGCAACTGGACGCTGTGCACAGCAGGTTCCTGTTCATGCCGTTCATGCACTCTGAACATCTGGCGGATCAGGAACGCTGTGTGGAGCTGTTTCAAACGCAAGGGGGCGATTCGCTGAAATATGCCATTGAGCACCGCGATATCATTGCCCGGTTTGGCCGCTTTCCCCATCGCAACAAGGTGCTGGGTCGTGAAACAACCGCCGAAGAGAAAGCGTTTCTGAACGACCATGAAGGCTATGGCCAGTAG